The segment CGCCGCCCCCCCGCGCATGATAAACGCGATAGCCGGTCGCGGGCACTTGCGCCGTGAAAACAAAGCGGCAATCCCCGGGCCGCTCATGGCGGACACGTTGCAGGGATACGGGCTGTTCCGCATCGTCCACAAGATGAATCGGGGCGTCCAGGCCCCGGGCACAGACGCCGGACACCGATACGGGTTGCGTAACCGGCCAGGTCAGGGGATTGATCACAACAATCGTGTTGCCTTCGGCCGAAGTGTCGATATCCCGCGCGATAGACTGGATCGCGTCGTTGACAATCACATGCGCCCGATGACGCGCCGCGCCAAGTTGATCGCGGGTGTCTTCATAACTTGATTCCAGACAGGTTCCGGCGAGGATATCGTGGAATTGATTATAGAGCAGGTCTTTCCACGCCTTCTCAAACTGGTCATGCGGATAAGCCCGCGCATTCAAGAGCCACGCCGCAGTCGCGAAACGCTCCGCCGTCATCAGCGCATGCTCCACATGGCGGTGCAGCCGTTTGAGCCATGCGTGGGCGCTGTAACATCCCCGGGCATGATGCTGCAGGTCCCGCGAAATCGTCGGAAACCACTCCGGGCCGTGCGCGTCCATGAGCGCCTCGAAATAGCGCTCAGTCGTAGAGAAGACCACCTTGGGACCGGTTTCGCCCGATTGCGCATCGAGAATGGCGCGGATCGCCTGCCGGGTTGGCCCGCCACCATGATTGCCCACCCCATAGAAACCCGGCACGTGTTTCTGGCCCGCATTCAGGTGGCGGTGCCGGGGGAGCGCCGTCAGCAGTTGCGCCACGTCCGTAGCGCTATAACAGATTGGGATATGGCTTGCCAGAACCCTGGACCCGTCCTTCGACTGCCACCAAAACGTCGTGCCGTCCGGATATTCCATTTCGCAATCGGGCGCGGGCCGCATGAACATGTAGTAATCAATGCCCAGCTTCTTCAGAATCTGCGGCAACGACCCCGTGTGGCCGAAGCTGTCGGGATTGAATCCGACGCGGACGCGCCTGCCAAACGCCTTCTCGAAGTAGCGCTGCGAGTATAATCCGTGCCGGACAAAGGACTCGCCGCAGGGAATGTTGCAGTCCGGCTCCACCCAGAAGCCCCCTACAATCTCCCACCGTCCTTCGCGAATGCGGCCGCGCATCTCCTCGAAGAGTTCCGGCTCCGTGTTCTGAAACCATTGGTAGAAACATGCGCTCGATGCCGAAAAAGTGAACTGCGGGGTCTCACGCATGCGCTCGAGCGCACTGCGGAACGTAGCCCGTACCTCCCCACAGCCCTCGGTCCACCGCCACAACCACGTCGGGTCGATATGGCCATGACCGATCATATGTATCGTCATGTCAGATTGCGCACTCATAGCTTACATGTACGCGTCATCTCGTGGCGCGCCTTCACGCCTCTCTTCTTGTCCCCGCGCTGCGCATAGTATAACGCCGAAATGACTGTTGCTCAAGGCGATACACGTTCCGTTCCTGGCGCCGGCGCGACGGTTCCAGTCTATTGCAGCGCAGGTAGCGCTATAGCCTGCCCACGGCGCTGGGCCAGTTGTTCGCCCGGCGAATAGGCGCCATAGAATGAGGCGTTCCCGTCAAGCCATAGATAAAGGCGGCGGCGCTCCTCTTGCGACAGGGCAACCTTGCCGGCGTGGTTGGAATCCTCCAGTATCCCAAACAGGGCGCTCGCGTCCGCGGGCATCTGCCCGGGCACGGTTGTTATCCGGCTGATGCTTTTGTCGCCCCATTCATACCAGCGCACATAGGGTTCCAGCGCGCGATACGACACATTGAACGGGCCGAGGCGGGTATGCGCAAACACCGGCTTCGCCCCGCGACCTCCGGCTTCACCGGCTCCGTGGCAACCACTGCAATGACGGTCCAGAATCGGCTGCACCAGCCGGACATAGCTCCACGGCATAGTCCCGTCGGGCCCGGGCGTGATCGGTGAGGGGGGCCGGCGCATGGCCATGGGGATGTGGTCCCGGGGCGCCTCGCCGACGGTTTCGTGGCATCCCACGCACGCGCGCCGCTCACCCGGCTGCACATAGGCTACGCTGCGCATGCCTTGCACGGCCCTGCCGGCGGCGTCCACCGCCTGAAACGCGAGCGGTTTGCCCGCGGGCGCCCGGAAATAGGCGGAACCGTCTTCATCGACAGGCACGGTGCCAAGCAACATCCGGGCGGATTCCGCATTCGCAAAGCCCAGCCGGGGCTTGTTCGCCACGTGGCTTTCGCTCTTCGGCAGAATCTGGAAAACGCGCAGCGACACAATGGGACGCCCCTCCGGCATCGGAAAATGGCTTGCACCGATATCGGAGACCAGAAATTCGCCCATATCGCCCAGTTGCGCATCCCGCGTGCTCGTGACGGCGGATGGCATGGCGCGCGGCTCCAGCGGTATGGGATACATGGCCGAAATACCCGGGTTCCGGTAGAGCAATTCGAGGTTGCCGAACCGGTCCAGCAGGTACAGGCCCGTCTCAGTGTCTTCTTTCACGTCCGGGCCCATTCCCGGCAGCGGATCAAAGCTGAACGCGACGAGGAAAAAGTCCTCGGAAAGCGGCCAAGGACTGTGATAATAGCTGCCCGGCCAACCAGGCGCTTCCGCAAAGCAGACCTCCGGCGTAATCTGCTCAATGGCGGCGAAGGAGTCCTCGCCCGTGTCCCGGTCGAGCGCCAAGCGATCCGGGTCGAGCAAAACCAGCGAGCCGCCCACGTTTGCATGGTGCGCGCCCGCCAAGAACGCAATCTTTCGCGAACCCGGCACCGGATGGGCCTGGTAGCAGGCGTTGATCCGCTCCGTGTAGTTGCCGAACAGGGCGCGCGTTCCCGTTCCATCTGGGTTCGTGACCCACAGCCCGTGGTAGTTCGCGGCGGACCGGTCCACGTAGTCCCAGCGCGTATAGACGATACGCCCGTCCCACAGCACATTCGGATGCCACTCGCTGGTCTCATGAAAGGACAACGTCCGCACGTTTCCGCCGTCCGCGTCCATCCGGTGCAGCGTGTGCGCGGGCAGCGGCTCCCAGGGATTATTGCAGCGCGTGAACCCGCCCCGGCGCGTCGACATGAACGCGACCCCGCCGTCGGGCAAGGGACACGGATCGAAATCGTCGTTGGGGCCGTCCGTCAATCGCCGCAAAGCCCCACCGCCGGCATCCATTGCATAAATGTGAAAACACCGGCGTTCCCTCGAGTAGAAGCCCGGTTTGCCACTTTCCGCACGGGCCGCAAACGCAAAATATAACTCCTCACCGTCATACGACAGCGCCAGCGTCGCATAATTGCCGCGGGGCAGGCGCGCCCCGATGAGGTCCTCTCGCTCCGCGGAACGTCCCGGCGCGGGAAGCACGTAGACCCCGCCGCCGGCGATGTCCCCATAGTCATAGTAATAACCCAGATATTCGTGGAGCATCTGGCAAATAAACCGGCGGCGTTCCATGAACGCGAGCGGATTGCCCGCAAAGAGGGGATTCTTTAGCGCCGCCTCGCGCACGGCCCGGCGCAGAGTGCGATACACGTCCCTGCGTTCCGCCGCGGACAGCGCATCGAATCCTGCGGCAACCCGCCTGCATTGCGCGGTCACGGCGGCCTCTTCCGACAGGTCCGGCGCACCCGGCATGGCGCGCAGGGCCTCAATCAGGCGGTCTCCGCGGTCAAGCAGTCCCAAGAGGGCTTCCAAGTCTTCCGGTGATCGCCCCAAACGCGCTTCCTGGCGTTGCCAATCCAACTCGACCGCGACATCGTAGGCGGAATCGCCCAAGGCCGGCCCAGACATCATCACAGACAAGACAACCGTCAGGGACATCCGTTGAGACATACGCGCCGCGATGCACATGCGCTGCAACTCCATGGAACTGGCGCCTATCTTAGGAGATTTGGCACAACGCAGGCAAAACGTCCTTCGGCTTGCCGCGAGCAAGGTCAAGAATTACGGAAACAGGAAAGCCGCCAGCGCCGCCGCCTCGCCGAAGTCGGGCACAAGGATGTCCGCGCCCGCGCGCAGCAGCCGCTCCCGCTTCTTCTCGTTCCAGCCATGGCCTCTCACTTCGTCCGAGGCCACGCCCAGCGCGATACCCCCGTATTCCTTCACGTTGCGCAATTCGACGGGACCGTCGCCAATGGCCAACACCTCTGGCCCGCTCAAGCCATGTTGTGCGATGAGTTCGCGGATGATCTTTTCCTTCGAGCTTTCCTCATAGGTTCTCAGGGCGCCCCAAATCTCAACGAAATACTGGTCGACCTGCACCACGTGCGCTTCGTTCCGCACGTCGTCACGGTCCGTGCCGCTGAACACGTACAACGTCACGCCCTGCTTTTTCAGCAATTCAAGGAAGTCAACCGCGCCGCGAACGCGTATTTGGTCCAGCGTCAATTCGCCGCGCTGCAGCCGGGCAATCCGCTCGCGTACCGGCGCCATCAGCCGGTCGTTATAGATTTGCTTGTAGCCGTGGGCATCCAGGATTCTCTCTCCCGGCACGAGCCCGTGCGCCCGCACCATCTCGACGAGCCGTTCCATCTGCAGGATGGTATTGATCCCGGTGGTCTCTTCGATCATTTCGTTGACTTCATGTTCGATCTCCGGCGTGATCGGCGTGTCACCGCAGATCATTTCCGTGCAGACCGGCCCCATGATTCGTTGCCAGCCCTCGCGCAGCAGGCTGATGGTTCCGTCAAAATCAAACAGGACGTGCTTGATCCGCCCCGGGGCCGCGTCATTCACAATCTCGATCTGCGTGCCGGACAAATACCGGCGTGTTTCTCCTGCATCCATGAACAAGCTGCTCCTCGCTGTGTGTTTCTTTCGCTTCGGTCCCAAGCCCCGCGCAATCGGCAGTCCCCCGGGGCCTCACTGCTTCGCCCCCGCGCCCGTTCTCGCGCAAGCCATCACGCAGGCTCCGTTGCCGCGCGGCTATTCGACCATGAACTCCACCAGGCAATGGACCGGAATGCCGCGCAGGGCGTCGCGGCCCCGCAACAACGGCAACTCCACGACAAAAGCCGCCTCGGCCACGTCCGCGCCCAGTCGCGACACGAGCCGCGCCACCGCCGCCATCGTGCCGCCCGTAGCCAGGAGGTCGTCCACCAGGAGCACCCGGTCGCCGGCACCTATTGCGTCCACGTGAATCTCCACCGTATCCGAACCGTACTCCAATTCGAAGGTCTCCGCGAGCGTCGCGGCCGGAAGCTTGCCCCTCTTGCGCGCGGGCACAAACGGCACGTCCATTGCATACGCCAGCGCGGCGCCAAAGATAAACCCCCGCGCCTCCGCGCCGACAATCTTCGTAATGCCATAATCCGCATAGCGCGTCTTCCACCCATCGACGACCGCCCGGAATGCGGCGGGTTCCAGCAGCAACGTCGTAATATCCTTGAACTGTATGCCTGCTTTCGGAAAATCGGGCACATTGCGGATCAGCGCCGCCAAATCCATGTGAATATACTCCTGTCGCCGCGGGTTTCTTCGAAGAGTGGAACGCGCCTATTGTGGAGGCTTGCGGCTCTGAAATGCAAGGCGCGGCACCGTGCCGGCAACCGGCTCCGGACGCTGTGACGACGCATTGCACGGGACGGAAGGGATCTTCATAATGAGCGCGTGGCGTTGGCCTTCGCTGCGCGGCAGGCGCGCATGCGTATTGGCGGCGGTCTCAGCACGGAGCACAAACCATCTGATGTCCAACGAGCCAAAATCGGATTCCAGCGGTCTGGAACGTCTCTTCGAGGCCTTCCTCTGGAAAGGGCGCATCGTCATTCTGCTTGCCGTGGGCGGTCTGCTCGTAGGCGCGCTCATCGTGTTTCTCGTCGGCGTGCTCGAAACGGTCTCCTTGGCCGTCCATGCCGCGCAGTCCGTAAGCACCTACGGGTTTGATCAGGACCCCAAGTTCTACAACGAGGTGCTCGTTAACGTCATTACTCTTGTAGACATTCTCCTCGTCGGGATCGCTCTGCTTATCTTTGGCCTCGGCACCTATGACCTCTTCATCTCCCGCCTGGAACCCGCCCAGAAACAGCGGGACATCCGGCACGACTGGTTCGTGTTCGATTCCCTGGATGCACTCAAGGACAAGCTGGGCAAGGTCGTCATTGTCATTCTCATCATCACGTTCCTGAAATCCGTGGTGAACATCGAGTTCAGGGAACCGATCGACCTCGTCTGGCTCGGCGCGGGTATCTGCCTCGTCGCGTTGTCGTTGCGATTCCACACGGAAAAGAAGGGGCTGGCAGATAAAGGCCCGGGGCATGGGAACACCCTGGATGATGTCTGATCAGGGCGTACCGGAGGTGCGCGGGCTTGGCGTGTCGTTTGGCGGTTGCCAGGATTCCGGGATGCGCGCCACGCACACGTTCAGGTTGCCCAGCCGGTGCGAAGCGAACACGACAGCCCTGCCGCTGCGGTCCCAGCCTACATGGGGATGGTCGCCCTCGCCATAGGTGCGGTGGTCCCGCGTCAACAGACGCGGGCGCGTCGTGGCGGCTTCGAACAGCACGATATCCCCGTGCCAGTTGTCGGCGGCAATCCACCGGCCGTCATCACTGCCCGCTGCGTGCCACCAATTGACCCTCGACAGTTCCTCCGGCTCCGCGCCCTCCCACCAGGCGCCCGCGCCCACGACGCGCACCACGCCCGTGTCCAGGTCCAACAGCTTTACATGGGAATCTTCATACGGATACGGGTGAATGCCGCCAAGAAACAAAATGTCGTCGTTCACCCACCAGGACTCATGCGTCACCAGTTCGCCCGGCCAGGCCTTGTACACGTTCCGGGGGATACCCTCTCGCACATCGACGACCCAGAGGCGCTGTTCCTTGCCCGCATAACTGACCAGATTCGGGTCCGTGCGGCTGCACTGCACGTGCCAGGCATGCCCCGTCGAATCCACGATGTCACACACCTTGCGCACCGCGCCCGTCGCGGTCTCAATCACATATACGCCTTCGACGCTGCCCGGTTCGGCTTCTTTCATGCCCACGGACAAAAAAGTCCCGTCCGCGTTTTCGTTCAGAGAAGAATGGAGTTCTCCCTCCGGCAAAGCGCCAATGACCCGCTCGACGGCCTGGACCGCCGATGGACGCGCGGCGGTGTCTTGCGACACGCTGATACGCAGGCGCAGTTCCAGCACATCCCGGCCCCGGACCGCGAAAACGCCTGGGAAATCCCGCGCCGCCGTTACCGCGCCCAAGGCGCCCCGCTCCGTATCCAGGCGCACGAGTTCGCCCGTCGCCGTGAGGTAGCCCATGTGTCCCCCCTCGCCTTCGCGCGACGACAGGAAGATGATCATGGATTCGTCGGACAACCAAGACCGTTCATGAAAGTACAGGTTGACGTCGCGCGCGGGGTTCGTCGTGAGATAGACCAGTTCCGCGCCGGTAGCGGCGTCCTTTTCCAGGCGGTGCTCTGCAGGCAGCACCGTGAGGGCGTACGATTCCTGCGCGTCAGCAGCAACGGTCAGGGATACCATGGCGCATCCGACAGTCAGACCAAACGTGAAAATGCGCATGGCACTCCAGCCTCCCGCGGGACGCAATCGTTCATTCCCTGTCGAAAGACGTCCCGGAAACCGCTCAATCCGTGTGGCGTTCCAGGGCGCGCTTCCAGCGCTGGTCGGTCCACTCCTGGACGGCGCCGATGGTGCCGTCATCCGCGGAACGGAAGCGGCCCTGGAGTTCCAGAAACTCGCGGACGGGCTTGAGCGCGCCCTGTTTGGCAAGCGCCTTGCTTCGGCTGGTGAGCCGGAATACGCCTTCCTCGATTTCGTAGAGGAGAAACACGCCCGTTTCGACGGCGAGCCGGCCCAGTTCGACCGTGTCCTTGGGCGCGAATTGCCAACCCGAGGGGCACGGGGCGTTCATGTGCATGTAACGCGTGCCGTGTATGCCTTTGGCCTTCTTGACCTTGTCGTAGAGGTCGCCGGGATAGGACGGGCTTGCGGTGGCTACATAGGGAACGCTGTGCGCTTCCATGATGGCGGGAACATCCTTTGGAAACTCGCACTTGCCAATGGAGGGCGAAGTCGTGGTCTTCGCGCCGAGGGGCGTCGATCCGGAGCGCTGCGTGCCGGTGTTCATATAGCCTTCGTTGTCGTAACAAATGTAGAGGATATTTGCGTTGCGCTCCGCCGCGCCGCTGAGCGCCTGGATGCCGATATCCGCCGTGCCGCCGTCGCCCGCCATGGCAACCACGGTCGTGCTCTCCCGGCCCAGGGCTTTCAGGCCCGCCGCGACACCCGAAGCGCTTGCGGCAGTGCTCGGAAATGCGCAATTCATGATGGGCACGGTCACGGACGACGTGGGATACATGCCGCCCAGCACGGTAAGGCAGCTTGCCGGCACCACGAAGATACAGTCCCCGCCCAGCGCCTTTGTGATGTGCCGGAACGCGATACCGAGGCCGCAGCCCGCGCAGGCACGATTGCCGGGCAACATGAATTCGGTTTCTGGCAGGGTCAACGCGGTTGTCGCCATGATATCTCCCGTGGCATGGGTGTCTCGCCCATGCGCTCCTGTGCAAGGGCAGGATGCCCGTGCCACGTCTGTGCGTTTCCGCACGGGCAGGATGCCCGTGTTACAACTGCAAATTTACCCAGCCGGTCGGCTTGCGCCCGTTTCCGGCGTCCATCCGCATGAGGCTCTCGCGTACCGCCGCGACCAGTTCACGCGCCTTGACGTCGCGCCCGCCCAGCCCAGCGATATAACCATGTACCGCGGGCACGGCATCGCGCCCGTGCAACGCTGCTTTCAAGTCGCAGCAGATTGGCCCCTCGTAGCCATAGCTCAGGCTCTTGTCGAATACAACAACCATGTCCGCCCCGGCCACCGCTTCCGCCACCGCCTCATCCGGGAAGGGACGGTACGACCGCAGTCCGAGTACTCCCGCCTTGACGCCCGACTCGCGCAGCGCGTCCACCGCGGCAGTCGCCTCGCTGGCAAGGCTGCCCGCGGCCATCAGCAGCACCTCCGCATCCTCGCGCCGGTAGTCCCAGTATAGACCGCCCCAGGACCGCCCAAAGGCCTGGCCAAAGGCATTGTCGACCGCCACGATGGTGTCGAGCGCGTCACGCAAGGCCGCGTGGTGCAGGTGGCGCAGTTCCATGTAGCCGTGGCACAGCGCGCCATCGGCGTTCGGGCGCGGGTCGGCCAGCGTGACCGGGTTGATGTTGCGCGGATGCGCCGGGTCAAGCACCGTATGCGGCTGATACGGCGGCAGAAACGCGTCCACCGCTTCCTGCGTGGGCACGGCGACCGGCATGACCGTATGCGACAGGATATAGCCGTCGTAGCAGACCATGACCGGCAGATGCGCGGTCTCCGCAATCTTGTACGCCTGAATGAACGTGTCGAGGATTTCCTGGTTGTTGCGGCAGAATATCTGGACCCAGCCGGCATCGCGCATGGACATGGAGTCCTGCTGGTCGTTCAGCACGTTCCAGGGCGCCGCCAGCGCGCGATTGACGCAACCCATCACTACCGGCAGCCGCGATCCGGCCACCCAGTGAATCTGCTCGCACATGTAGGCAAGCCCGTTCGCGCTCGTCGCCGTAAACACGCGCGCCCCGGTCATGACCGCGCCGATCAGCACCGACATGGCGCTGTGTTCGCTTTCGACGGCAATGAATTCTGCATCGAGCACGCCGCTGTCAACGTATTTCGCCAAGTATTCCACCACGGCGGACTGCGGCGTTATCGGGTACGCCGCGATCACCTGCACGCGGCAGAGGCGCGCCGCCTCCGCGGCGGCCTTATTACCCGTGATGACCTGTACATCGAGGTTGCGGGTCATCGTACTCGCTCCTTGTATTTCCCGTGGCATGGGAGTCTCGCGATGCGCTTGCGCGGGCTGGGTGCCCACGCCACACTTATTCTTTTTCGTGCTCGTGCTCCGGTTCGAGCGTGATCGCGCCCGCGGGGCATACCTCAACGCAAATACCGCAACCTTTGCAGTACGTCATATTCACGCCGGGAGGCACCGTGCGCGTAATGACGGCGTCGGGACAGAACATCCAGCATTGCATGCAGGCAAGCTTGCCGCGCTGCACCGCCAGGCATTTCGAAGGGTCGAGGACAGGCCGCGCCGTGCGCCAGTCGCCCGTTTCGCCGGCCTCGCCCACCTTGGGCCAGGACATTGCCAGTTCCTGGTCGCAATCGCGCGTGCCTGGCTTCACGGGCTCGGCGGGAATATCCTCTTTGCGTTTCGCTTCCATCACATCCTCGTGCGTTCGTAGGTGAGCTTGGCGGCTTCAAAGTTCTTCGCCGCGGCCTTGGCTGAAAACGCGTTACGAATGGCTTTCTCCAAGTCGTCCAATCCGATGAGGCCGGTCGCGCGCGCCACCGCGCCCAACATGGCCGTGTTCACCATGGGCGCACCGCCCACGATAAGGCCAAGCTCCTGCGCCGCGCCCGAGGCGTCGGCCGCAGCCACCAGAAAACCGCCCGGCACCGGCAACTGGTCCGGTGCTCGTTTGCTGTTGACGATGACTCGTCCCCCCGGATTCATGCCGGCCGTCGCGCGCGCCGTAACCAGAAGACTATCCTCCAGCACGACGATAATGTCCGGATGTTCCACCTGGGAGAAAATGCGCAACGGTTCCGCAGACAGCCGCGTAGATGCGGTTACGGGAGCGCCGCGCCGTTCCGCCCCGAAAGAAGGCGCCGAAGTGACGCCCTTGAAACCCGCGTGGTAGGCCGCTTCCGCCAGGATGTTCGCCGACGTAATGGCCCCTTGACCACCCCGCCCGTGCCAGCGTATCTCGCAGAACCGGGCGTCAACCACCGGCGGGAAATCGCCGCCCTGCATGCCGTTCTTGGACAATTACTGTATCCTTTTGATATAAAAAGACTTACAACTTAGCGAGTTCGCCGCCGGTCCGGGTCCTGCAACTGGCGTATTCTATCATGCGGCCACATTCCTTACAATGACCCGGGAGCGGAGTGGCGGCTAAAACCGTCCGTTCAGGCCGAGCGGCACATCGCGGAAGATCTGTTCCGGCATCCGAGCCACCGTATCGGGA is part of the Candidatus Hydrogenedentota bacterium genome and harbors:
- a CDS encoding 4Fe-4S binding protein; this encodes MEAKRKEDIPAEPVKPGTRDCDQELAMSWPKVGEAGETGDWRTARPVLDPSKCLAVQRGKLACMQCWMFCPDAVITRTVPPGVNMTYCKGCGICVEVCPAGAITLEPEHEHEKE
- a CDS encoding YqhA family protein; amino-acid sequence: MSNEPKSDSSGLERLFEAFLWKGRIVILLAVGGLLVGALIVFLVGVLETVSLAVHAAQSVSTYGFDQDPKFYNEVLVNVITLVDILLVGIALLIFGLGTYDLFISRLEPAQKQRDIRHDWFVFDSLDALKDKLGKVVIVILIITFLKSVVNIEFREPIDLVWLGAGICLVALSLRFHTEKKGLADKGPGHGNTLDDV
- a CDS encoding pyruvate ferredoxin oxidoreductase → MTRNLDVQVITGNKAAAEAARLCRVQVIAAYPITPQSAVVEYLAKYVDSGVLDAEFIAVESEHSAMSVLIGAVMTGARVFTATSANGLAYMCEQIHWVAGSRLPVVMGCVNRALAAPWNVLNDQQDSMSMRDAGWVQIFCRNNQEILDTFIQAYKIAETAHLPVMVCYDGYILSHTVMPVAVPTQEAVDAFLPPYQPHTVLDPAHPRNINPVTLADPRPNADGALCHGYMELRHLHHAALRDALDTIVAVDNAFGQAFGRSWGGLYWDYRREDAEVLLMAAGSLASEATAAVDALRESGVKAGVLGLRSYRPFPDEAVAEAVAGADMVVVFDKSLSYGYEGPICCDLKAALHGRDAVPAVHGYIAGLGGRDVKARELVAAVRESLMRMDAGNGRKPTGWVNLQL
- a CDS encoding HAD family hydrolase, with the translated sequence MDAGETRRYLSGTQIEIVNDAAPGRIKHVLFDFDGTISLLREGWQRIMGPVCTEMICGDTPITPEIEHEVNEMIEETTGINTILQMERLVEMVRAHGLVPGERILDAHGYKQIYNDRLMAPVRERIARLQRGELTLDQIRVRGAVDFLELLKKQGVTLYVFSGTDRDDVRNEAHVVQVDQYFVEIWGALRTYEESSKEKIIRELIAQHGLSGPEVLAIGDGPVELRNVKEYGGIALGVASDEVRGHGWNEKKRERLLRAGADILVPDFGEAAALAAFLFP
- a CDS encoding alpha-mannosidase gives rise to the protein MTIHMIGHGHIDPTWLWRWTEGCGEVRATFRSALERMRETPQFTFSASSACFYQWFQNTEPELFEEMRGRIREGRWEIVGGFWVEPDCNIPCGESFVRHGLYSQRYFEKAFGRRVRVGFNPDSFGHTGSLPQILKKLGIDYYMFMRPAPDCEMEYPDGTTFWWQSKDGSRVLASHIPICYSATDVAQLLTALPRHRHLNAGQKHVPGFYGVGNHGGGPTRQAIRAILDAQSGETGPKVVFSTTERYFEALMDAHGPEWFPTISRDLQHHARGCYSAHAWLKRLHRHVEHALMTAERFATAAWLLNARAYPHDQFEKAWKDLLYNQFHDILAGTCLESSYEDTRDQLGAARHRAHVIVNDAIQSIARDIDTSAEGNTIVVINPLTWPVTQPVSVSGVCARGLDAPIHLVDDAEQPVSLQRVRHERPGDCRFVFTAQVPATGYRVYHARGGGEIRKLIKRLDAARNFLENDWWRVEFDDESGHMARLFDKERRIEVLDKGGVPVALVDGSDTWSHDVTGYRVEAGRFGHAQLRLVEHGDVLATVQAVSHWRASTAVQEVTLYRDLPVIDCFLRVNWQEAHCVLKLAFESRIDGGTATYDSSYGHEERDTRGDEEPGRQWFDLTGRIDGLPYGLAVVNDGQYGFDVMERTLRVTLLRSPVYAHHDPVRLDAEASLPVMDQGWHDARLRLIPHVGPWQDARVVKQAWELNVPLMSHLESSHPGTRRTSAQLIGTEADNVLLSVVKQSESGEDLIIRGYETSGRPAHTTLHLPYFQREYELTFAPHEIKTVRIDPRTWTMREVNLLEE
- a CDS encoding adenine phosphoribosyltransferase — its product is MDLAALIRNVPDFPKAGIQFKDITTLLLEPAAFRAVVDGWKTRYADYGITKIVGAEARGFIFGAALAYAMDVPFVPARKRGKLPAATLAETFELEYGSDTVEIHVDAIGAGDRVLLVDDLLATGGTMAAVARLVSRLGADVAEAAFVVELPLLRGRDALRGIPVHCLVEFMVE
- a CDS encoding pyruvate synthase subunit beta — translated: MATTALTLPETEFMLPGNRACAGCGLGIAFRHITKALGGDCIFVVPASCLTVLGGMYPTSSVTVPIMNCAFPSTAASASGVAAGLKALGRESTTVVAMAGDGGTADIGIQALSGAAERNANILYICYDNEGYMNTGTQRSGSTPLGAKTTTSPSIGKCEFPKDVPAIMEAHSVPYVATASPSYPGDLYDKVKKAKGIHGTRYMHMNAPCPSGWQFAPKDTVELGRLAVETGVFLLYEIEEGVFRLTSRSKALAKQGALKPVREFLELQGRFRSADDGTIGAVQEWTDQRWKRALERHTD
- a CDS encoding 2-oxoacid:acceptor oxidoreductase family protein gives rise to the protein MQGGDFPPVVDARFCEIRWHGRGGQGAITSANILAEAAYHAGFKGVTSAPSFGAERRGAPVTASTRLSAEPLRIFSQVEHPDIIVVLEDSLLVTARATAGMNPGGRVIVNSKRAPDQLPVPGGFLVAAADASGAAQELGLIVGGAPMVNTAMLGAVARATGLIGLDDLEKAIRNAFSAKAAAKNFEAAKLTYERTRM